The Halorussus gelatinilyticus genome contains the following window.
GGCGCGGGCCGCGGCCGAGCGCGCCCCCGAGATTCCCGACGGACTGCCCGAGCGCGACGCGGTGGCGGCCGACCTCCGCGCACTCGGCCTGCTGTCGGCCCCCACCGGTCTCCGCATCGCGGGGCCGGAGTTCGACCCCTACTACGCCCACTCGGGCGGGTACGGCTACACGTGGTTCCGCGACGACGCCGAAATCTCGCGGTTCCTCCTGCACGCCGACCGGCGGTTCGACCTCGGTCTCGACGACTGGCACGCCCGGAGCGTCGAGAACTACTGCGAGACCCAACTCCCCGACGGGACGTGGCCCCACCGGGTCTGGCCTCGGAACCGACGGCTCGCGCCGGGGTGGGCCAACAGTCACCTCGCGGTCGGCGACGACGCCGACTACGGCGAGTATCAGGCCGACCAGACCGCCAGCGTCGCGGCGTTCCTCGCGGACGCGCTCGCCGACCTCGACGGTGCCCTCGCCGAGAGCGCGACCGAGACGCTCGCGGACGCGCTCGACGGTCTCGACCGGACGCTGGGAGACGACGGGCTTCCCGTCGCCTGTCAGAACGCGTGGGAGGACGCCACCGGCCGGTTCGTCCACACCGCGGCGACCTTCCTCGAAGCGTACGCCGCCGTCGCAGCCACCGACACCGACCTCGCCGACCGCGCGGCCGAGCGAGCAGACCGGGTGTACGACGCGCTCGACGACCTCTGGGCGGCCGACGGGGGCGTCTACGGCTATCGGCTCGTGACCGAATCGGAGACCGGACTCGGCGAGGGCGACCGCCGGTTCGAGGCGGGCGACCTCGACACTCGCTGTGACTCCGGGTCGCTCGCGCTGGCGAGCGCCCACCTCGCCTACGCCCGTGTCGGCGAGGTCGGCGACCGCCGCGTCGAGAGACTGGTCTCCCACGTCCGGACCGTCACCGAACGACTCCACCGCGACCCCGCGGAGAGCGACGTCCGCGGCCTCGTCCGGTACGAGGGCGACGACTGGCGCGCCCGGTCGCAGGACGACGAGAAGATATGGACCGTCTCGACCGCGTGGGGCGCGTTCGCGGCCGGAAACGTCGCGGTCCTGCTGGACGACCGCGGTGACCCGCGCGCCGACGGGTTCGCCGCGACCGCCCGCGACCTACTCGGTCTCGTCCTCCCCGAGGGACCGCTCTGTCCGGACGGCGCGCTGCTCCCCGAGCAGGTGTTCGACGACGGCACTCCCGACAGCGCGACGCCGCTGGGGTGGCCTCACGCGCTCCGGACGACGACGCTGGCGCTGCTCGACGAACGCGACGCGCTGAGCGACGACGCGGTTGCCGTTCCCGAGAAGTAGCCGGGAGTCGCGGGCGAGAGTAGAACTGTGAGTCTCGTTTTCAGACCGTCGGCGTCGCGGACCGCTCGGCCTCGTAGAGCAGCGACTCGCCGTCGCTCGCGTCGAAGAGGTGGAGGTCCGACGGGTCGAACGAGACGTGAATCGTCTCGCCGGTGTCGGGTTCCACGTCCGAAGCGACCCGCGCGATGGAGTCCTCGCCGAGCGCGAGGTGGAGGTAGTTGTCCGACCCGACCGGTTCGATGACCTCAACGGTCGTCTCGACCGCGTCGAGTCCCGGCTCCGCGACCCGAACGTCCTCGGGCCGAATCCCGAGTCTGACCTGCTCGCGGCCTCGGACCGCGTTCCGGAGACGCTCGTCGGTGAGTCCGTACTCGAAGCCGTCCTCGCCGACGAGTCGGGTCGTCCCGCCGCTCTCCTCGACGGTCACCGTCAGGAAGTTCATGCTGGGCGAGCCGATGAACCCGCCGACGAACTCGTTGGCCGGGTCGTTGTACACCTCCTTCGGGACGCCGCTCTGCTGGAGTTCGCCGCCGTTCAGGATGACGATGCGGTCGCCCATCGTCATCGCCTCCTCCTGGTCGTGGGTCACGTAGACGGAGGTGGTCCCCAGTTCGTTCTGGAGGCGCTGAATCTCGGTGCGCATCGTGGTCCGGAGCTTCGCGTCGAGGTTCGAGAGCGGTTCGTCGAACAGGAACACGTCGGGGTCCCGGACGATGGCGCGCCCGAGCGCCACGCGCTGCTTCTGGCCGCCCGACAGTTCGTCGGGCTTCTGGTCGAGGAGGTCCTCGATGCCCATCATCTCGGCGGTCTCCCGGACCGTCTCGCGTCGCTCGTCCTTCGAGAGGTCGGTGCTCATCCGCAGGCCGAAGGCCATGTTCTGTTCGACGGTCTTGTGCGGGTAGAGCGCGTAGTTCTGGAACACCATCGCCACGTCGCGCTTCCGGGCGTGGACGCCGGTCACGTCGTCGTTGCCGACGTAGATGCGCCCGTCGGTCGGCCGTTCGAGGCCGGCTATCATCCGCAGGGTCGTCGATTTGCCGCAGCCGGACGGGCCGACGACGGTGACGAACTCCCCGTCCTCGACCGTCAGACTCACGTCGTCGACGGCCACGATCTGTCCGTTGTCGTACTCCTTTCGAAGGTGGTCCAGTGTTACAGTCGCCATCTTTCTGCTTGCGTACGTCTGCCAAGGTTTAATTCTTGCCCTCTTCGCTAAATCTGTGACGCACTATTTCGTCGCTGTTTTTCCAGACGTTCGTCCGGTCGCGGCGGTTCGATGCGGCTGACGACCGACAGATATAGGTAGCCCCGTCGCAGGGAAGACCGAAACGGAAGTTACGGACGGGGTCGCGGTTCCCGCACCGACCGGAAAAAACCGTGACAAAATCCGAGGTTTTAAGTTATGAACAACTAATTCATCACCTATTCACCCCATGACAATGAATCGCAGAAAAGCGCTAAAGAGCATCGGTGTGAGCGGTGTCGTCGGTGTTCTGGCGGGTTGCGCGAGCGTGCAGGAGAACGGCGAGACGACGACCAGCGGCGACGGCGCTGGGACGACCGACGGAGACGACTCCACTCAGACCGAGACCACCGAGACCGGTCCCGCGGGGACCGCGAAGGCGTGGTACAGACTCCAGAACACGGAACTGGAAGCTCGGAAGGAGGCGCTGTCGCAGTTCAACGCCGACTCCAAGCACACCATCGAAGGGTCGGACGTCTCCGACCTGAAGAAGAAGACGACCAGCGCGATTCCGGCGGGACAGGGACCGCACGTCTTCGACTGGGCTCACGACTGGGTCGGCGACTACCTCCAGCGCGGGTTCGTCGTCGACCGCAGCGACCAACTGAACGTCGACCTCAACACGTTCACCGACGCCGCCGCAGGGGCCGTCCAGTTCGACGGTAACGTGGTCGGACTCCCGTACGCTGCCGAGACGGTGTCGCTAGTCTACAACAAGGACATGGTCGACGAACCGCCCGAGACCGTCGCGGACATGAAGTCGGTGATGAAGGAACACCACGACCCGCAGAACGGCACCTACGGGCTGAGCTACCCCTTCGACCCGTACTTCGTCAGCGCGTGGGCGCAGGCGTTCGGCGGCTACTACTTCGACCCGGACAAGGACCCTCAGCTCGGGCTGACGAAGTCCGAGACGGTAAAGGGAATCGAGTTCGCGCTCGACAACCTCAAGCCCTACATGCCCAAAGACCCCAGCTACGGGGCGCAGGCCGCGCCGTTCTCGGAGGGGAACGCCGCGTTCGCTATCAACGGACCGTGGTACCTGACCACGCTGAAAGAGAAGGGCGTCAACTTCGGAGTCGCGAGTCTCCCCAAACTGGAGAGCGGCCAGCCCCGACCGCTCACCGGCATCCAGATGTGGTACTTCTCGAAGGCCATGGGTGAGGACGGAGCCGACACCGCCGCGGCCCAGTCGTTCGTCGAGTGGTACGTCACCAACGAGGACCTCCTGACGACGGCCGCCGAAGAACACGGGAGCATCCCGGTCCTCGAGAGCCTCAGCGGGAGCGACGCTCTGCCCAGCGACGTGCAGGCGTTCTCCGAGACGGTCTCGCAGGGCGTCCCGATGCCGACCCATCCGAAGATGGGTAAGGTGTGGCAACCGCTCACCGACGCGCTCACGAAGGTGTACAACGGCGACGCCGGCGTCGAACCAGCGATGAAACAGGCCGAGAAGACCGTTCGAGAGAACTGGGAGTAGCCCGAATCAATGAGTACCGTCTCTCGCGTCGCTGGCCGGGTCGAGGAGGTGCCCTTCCTCGAACGGGAAGACGCGTCGCTGCTACTCGTCCTCCCAGGGCTGTTCGTCTTCTCGGCGTTCATGCTGTTCCCGATACTGTACCTGCTCGGCATCTCGTTCACGAACGCCGAGCCCGCGACCCTGTTCGCCGGCGACGGCGCCATGTCGGTGCTGACCTTCGGAGAGGCGTCGTTCGTCGGTCTTCGCAACTACGTCACGATTCTGACCGACCCGAACTTCTGGAACTCGTTCGGCATCACGTGGCTGTTCGTCGCCACGAGCGTCACGCTGAAACTCACCCTGAGCATCGGCGTCGCGCTGATAGTCACGGGCGACCGGGTCCGGGGCAAGCGACTGATGCGGTCGCTCATCATCATCCCGATGGGCCTGCCCGCCATCTTCACCATCACGGTGTGGCGCGGCATCTTCAGTTCCGCGGAGTTCGGACTGGCGAATCAGGTTCTTGACGCGCTCGGGTTCGCGTCGGTGTCGTGGCTGAGCGAACGCTGGATGGCGTTCCTCGCGTACAACGTCACCGAGGCGTGGCTGGCGTACCCGTTCATGGTCATCATCACGGTGAGCGCGCTTCAGGACGTGCCCGAGGAACTCCACGAGGCGGCGAAGGTAGACGGCGCAGGCTACCTCGCGCGATTCCTCCACGTCACGCTACCGTCCATCAAGCGGCCGGTGCTGTTCGCGGCCATCCTGACGGCCGCCGCCTCGTTCCAGCAGTTTCTCATCCCGTACGTGTTCAATCAGGGCGGTCCGGCCCGCGCGAACGAACTCATGGTCGTCTACGGCTACCGTGAGGCGTTCACCTACTTCCAGTACGGACAGGGAGCCGCCATCAGCCTCGTCGCGGTGGCGTTCATCGGGGCGTTCATGTGGCTGAACGTCAAGCGCGGGAAACTCGCAGACGGGGTGGGCGACACGTGAGCCTGCTCCGCTCCGTCGCCCGCGAACTCAAGAACGACTTCGTTGGCGCGGCGACGACGCCCCTCGACCTGTACCGCGAACTCCGGTACACCGCTGCGGGCGTCCGCTCGGGGGAGATCTCCCCGATGCGTCCGCTGAAGACGGCGGGACTGACGCTGGGCGCGCTGGTCGCCGTCCTCACGCTACTGTTCCCCATCTACTGGATTCTCATCTCGGCGCTGTCGGGAACCGGCGGGTCGATACACTCCGTCGACGGACTGCGACTGCTCCCGGAGAAGCCGTCGCTCCAGCCGTTCATCTGGGTCATCGGCGACCTCATCCTGCCCAGCTACGAAATCGGGCTCGGCATCCCGTTCAGTGATTCGACGCTGGTGTTCAACACGCCGGGGTTCGAACTCCTCGACGCCTCCGACTACGGCGTCGAGAGCCCGTCCGGGTTCAAGAAGTTCTTCTGGAACAGCCTCATGGTCGCCATTCCGACGGTGATACTCGGGATGTGTCTCATCGTCCCCGCGGCGTACGCGCTGTCCCGCCGGGAGTTCATCGGCCGTCGGAAGATTCTGTTCGGCTACGTGCTGTTGACGCAGGTCGGCGGCGGTCTCGGTATCGCGCTGCTCATCGGACTCTACACTGTGTTCGTGCAAGTCGGTATCAACGACAACAAACTCGCGCTGTCGGTCTACTACGCCGCGACCGCGGTCCCGTTCAACACGTGGCTGTTGAAGACGTACATGGACGGCATCCCGGTCTCCTACGAGGAGGCCGCAGTCGTGGACGGCGCGCCCGCGTGGCGCGTCGTGGTCGAAGTCATCCTGCCGCTGTCGAAGGCGGGACTGGCGACCGTCTTCATCTTCACCTTCCTGACGGGATGGACCGAGTTCGTCGTGGCTCAGACGCTGTTGGGGACCGAGAACTACACGCTTCCGGTCGGCCTGTTCTCGCTCGTCTCCGAGTACTCGGTGCCGTGGGCGCGGTTCTCGGCGTTCGCGCTGACGTTCGCGTCGCCGATAATGCTCGTCTACCTGTTCGCCCAGCGGTACATCGAGGGCGGACTCTCGTTCGGCGGGATGGAAGGCTGAAATCGCCTCCGTTCCTGTCGGCCCAAAACGATTTTCTTGGAGGATCGCTGGCTTCCGGTCGCCGCGACGAGAAACGAACCCCGGACGAGCGAATTAGACGATGCACGGCCGAACGGCGCGCCAGCCGACGAAATCCTAGAATGAGAACATACTTTTCGGGAGGCCGTCGAAGGGAGTCCATGGACCTGACGGTCGCCGTCGCTCACTACCCCGAAGGCGCTGGCCACGCCACCCGGATGCTCGCGGTCGGGCAGGCCTTCGAAGACGCGGGTGCGGACATCGCGCTTGCGGGCGGCGGCCCCGGCTCGCGCTTCATCGAACACAACGGCTACGACGTGTTCCGGGCGGCCCCGGTGGACTACATCGGCGACTACCAGCAGGGGTCGCTCGGCCGCGTCCTGACCAGAAGCCTCCCCTACAGCGGCAAGCGCGTCTTCGACCTCGTGCGGTGGCTCCGCCGGGTTGACCCCGCGGCGCTGGTGACCGACGACATGTTCGCCGCGATGGCCGCGTCGCTAACCGGGACGCCGCTCTACATCGTCACGCACAACGCGGCGTCTTACTACGACGCCGCTGTCGAACAGGTGTTCACGTGGCTCCTCAACCGCTATCAGTTGGGCGCGGCCGAATCGTTCCTCTATCCCGCGGTCTGGCCGCCCGACGAGGGCGACCCGCCGGGAGTGACTCACGTCCCGCCCGTCGCGCTCGACCCCGCGGGCTGTCGCGGTCCCGACGAGGAAATCGGCGTGCTGGTCGTCCCGAGCGTCTACTCCACGAACTTCGACG
Protein-coding sequences here:
- a CDS encoding glycoside hydrolase family 15 protein yields the protein MKLRDALDDFKRHEGHDNRFPGERRTTSGRFSGYTPADGEGRLVHIDRDGDLRDFGSPLTGRHGLDAARIGVRTDDGLRWFDECETVAQSYRDGTTLVVTEHRLPDGETVIQYDLTLGRAHVTHVERGGSEDGDGDDRDGDDGNDANEGELVAFLGFAPDGRDTGVSQLHHADAVELYHDAEHDYVASATGFEAARGCVSADFDRLLDAAPVEYPLTDEGGRNEESSLSGDLRCELPFEDGAATLATLLTDATETDRAAALDRLDAVLDEYDDPDALARAAAERAPEIPDGLPERDAVAADLRALGLLSAPTGLRIAGPEFDPYYAHSGGYGYTWFRDDAEISRFLLHADRRFDLGLDDWHARSVENYCETQLPDGTWPHRVWPRNRRLAPGWANSHLAVGDDADYGEYQADQTASVAAFLADALADLDGALAESATETLADALDGLDRTLGDDGLPVACQNAWEDATGRFVHTAATFLEAYAAVAATDTDLADRAAERADRVYDALDDLWAADGGVYGYRLVTESETGLGEGDRRFEAGDLDTRCDSGSLALASAHLAYARVGEVGDRRVERLVSHVRTVTERLHRDPAESDVRGLVRYEGDDWRARSQDDEKIWTVSTAWGAFAAGNVAVLLDDRGDPRADGFAATARDLLGLVLPEGPLCPDGALLPEQVFDDGTPDSATPLGWPHALRTTTLALLDERDALSDDAVAVPEK
- a CDS encoding ABC transporter ATP-binding protein, producing MATVTLDHLRKEYDNGQIVAVDDVSLTVEDGEFVTVVGPSGCGKSTTLRMIAGLERPTDGRIYVGNDDVTGVHARKRDVAMVFQNYALYPHKTVEQNMAFGLRMSTDLSKDERRETVRETAEMMGIEDLLDQKPDELSGGQKQRVALGRAIVRDPDVFLFDEPLSNLDAKLRTTMRTEIQRLQNELGTTSVYVTHDQEEAMTMGDRIVILNGGELQQSGVPKEVYNDPANEFVGGFIGSPSMNFLTVTVEESGGTTRLVGEDGFEYGLTDERLRNAVRGREQVRLGIRPEDVRVAEPGLDAVETTVEVIEPVGSDNYLHLALGEDSIARVASDVEPDTGETIHVSFDPSDLHLFDASDGESLLYEAERSATPTV
- a CDS encoding extracellular solute-binding protein, whose amino-acid sequence is MTMNRRKALKSIGVSGVVGVLAGCASVQENGETTTSGDGAGTTDGDDSTQTETTETGPAGTAKAWYRLQNTELEARKEALSQFNADSKHTIEGSDVSDLKKKTTSAIPAGQGPHVFDWAHDWVGDYLQRGFVVDRSDQLNVDLNTFTDAAAGAVQFDGNVVGLPYAAETVSLVYNKDMVDEPPETVADMKSVMKEHHDPQNGTYGLSYPFDPYFVSAWAQAFGGYYFDPDKDPQLGLTKSETVKGIEFALDNLKPYMPKDPSYGAQAAPFSEGNAAFAINGPWYLTTLKEKGVNFGVASLPKLESGQPRPLTGIQMWYFSKAMGEDGADTAAAQSFVEWYVTNEDLLTTAAEEHGSIPVLESLSGSDALPSDVQAFSETVSQGVPMPTHPKMGKVWQPLTDALTKVYNGDAGVEPAMKQAEKTVRENWE
- a CDS encoding carbohydrate ABC transporter permease yields the protein MSTVSRVAGRVEEVPFLEREDASLLLVLPGLFVFSAFMLFPILYLLGISFTNAEPATLFAGDGAMSVLTFGEASFVGLRNYVTILTDPNFWNSFGITWLFVATSVTLKLTLSIGVALIVTGDRVRGKRLMRSLIIIPMGLPAIFTITVWRGIFSSAEFGLANQVLDALGFASVSWLSERWMAFLAYNVTEAWLAYPFMVIITVSALQDVPEELHEAAKVDGAGYLARFLHVTLPSIKRPVLFAAILTAAASFQQFLIPYVFNQGGPARANELMVVYGYREAFTYFQYGQGAAISLVAVAFIGAFMWLNVKRGKLADGVGDT
- a CDS encoding sugar ABC transporter permease; translation: MSLLRSVARELKNDFVGAATTPLDLYRELRYTAAGVRSGEISPMRPLKTAGLTLGALVAVLTLLFPIYWILISALSGTGGSIHSVDGLRLLPEKPSLQPFIWVIGDLILPSYEIGLGIPFSDSTLVFNTPGFELLDASDYGVESPSGFKKFFWNSLMVAIPTVILGMCLIVPAAYALSRREFIGRRKILFGYVLLTQVGGGLGIALLIGLYTVFVQVGINDNKLALSVYYAATAVPFNTWLLKTYMDGIPVSYEEAAVVDGAPAWRVVVEVILPLSKAGLATVFIFTFLTGWTEFVVAQTLLGTENYTLPVGLFSLVSEYSVPWARFSAFALTFASPIMLVYLFAQRYIEGGLSFGGMEG
- a CDS encoding glycosyltransferase, with translation MDLTVAVAHYPEGAGHATRMLAVGQAFEDAGADIALAGGGPGSRFIEHNGYDVFRAAPVDYIGDYQQGSLGRVLTRSLPYSGKRVFDLVRWLRRVDPAALVTDDMFAAMAASLTGTPLYIVTHNAASYYDAAVEQVFTWLLNRYQLGAAESFLYPAVWPPDEGDPPGVTHVPPVALDPAGCRGPDEEIGVLVVPSVYSTNFDVLAETLRTEGHRVTLVGDDDWEAVPALLPWIRAADVVVCSGYSTVMEAAVGGTPCVVYPFTDEQHGVTRVIERRGVEGFQVEHSVTHVARAVRHPPESPDHDNGVERVADHVLDALT